A region of Staphylococcus sp. IVB6181 DNA encodes the following proteins:
- the sdaAA gene encoding L-serine ammonia-lyase, iron-sulfur-dependent, subunit alpha, whose amino-acid sequence MFDSIKEIIDYANEHDMKFSEIMIQEEMELSGKSREEIREQMRTNLEVMRDAVEKGTTGEGVKSVTGYTGQDAIKIKNYNDNNHALAGKEMMQAVMGAVATNEVNAAMGIICATPTAGSSGTIPGTLFKLEASHNLTEDQMVDFLFAASICGRVVANNASVAGATGGCQAEVGSAAAIAAAAAVETFGGSPEASGHALAIAISNLLGLVCDPVAGLVEIPCVMRNAIGSGNALISADLALAGVESRIPVDEVIEAMDKVGRNLPAELRETGLGGLAGTPTGEAIKRKIFGDSEVKS is encoded by the coding sequence ATGTTTGATTCAATTAAAGAGATCATAGATTATGCGAATGAACATGATATGAAATTCTCAGAAATTATGATTCAAGAAGAGATGGAATTGAGCGGTAAATCTCGTGAAGAAATCCGCGAACAAATGAGAACAAACTTAGAAGTAATGCGCGACGCAGTTGAAAAAGGGACAACTGGCGAAGGCGTAAAAAGTGTTACAGGGTATACTGGCCAAGATGCCATTAAAATCAAAAACTACAATGATAACAACCACGCGTTAGCTGGTAAAGAAATGATGCAAGCGGTTATGGGCGCAGTTGCGACAAACGAAGTTAACGCAGCAATGGGTATCATTTGTGCAACTCCGACAGCTGGTTCCTCGGGTACAATCCCAGGTACACTATTCAAATTAGAAGCATCACACAATCTTACAGAAGATCAAATGGTAGACTTCTTATTTGCAGCTTCAATCTGCGGACGTGTTGTAGCTAACAACGCAAGTGTTGCAGGCGCAACTGGCGGCTGCCAAGCTGAAGTAGGTTCAGCAGCAGCAATTGCAGCAGCAGCGGCAGTTGAAACGTTCGGCGGTTCTCCTGAAGCATCTGGTCATGCTTTAGCAATCGCAATCAGCAACCTTTTAGGTCTAGTATGCGACCCAGTTGCAGGATTAGTAGAAATTCCATGTGTTATGCGTAACGCGATCGGTTCAGGCAACGCATTAATTTCAGCTGACTTAGCATTAGCTGGCGTAGAAAGCCGTATCCCAGTTGATGAAGTTATCGAAGCTATGGATAAAGTAGGTCGTAACTTACCAGCTGAATTACGTGAAACTGGTTTAGGCGGTTTAGCAGGTACACCTACAGGTGAAGCAATCAAACGTAAAATCTTCGGAGACTCTGAAGTTAAATCATAA
- a CDS encoding NAD(P)H-dependent oxidoreductase, whose protein sequence is MSILVIIAHPNLNESTVNQAWKEQLKQHSELVDVHDLYQAYPNGKIDVEKEQHLIAQYNHIVFQYPVFWLNYPPLLQEWFDQVYSGDFDFDSDGLKGKRFALAVSCGQPKAHYQKDNAIGFTLEEICSPIIGVVHLVGGKFFDIHAIYETDKINNKSELAGNTADYIRFLEKFSAY, encoded by the coding sequence ATGTCAATACTCGTTATCATTGCACATCCCAACCTAAACGAAAGCACAGTAAATCAAGCTTGGAAGGAACAACTAAAACAGCATTCTGAGTTAGTGGATGTACATGATTTGTATCAAGCGTATCCTAACGGCAAAATTGATGTAGAAAAAGAACAACATCTCATAGCGCAATATAATCATATAGTATTTCAGTATCCTGTATTCTGGTTGAATTATCCGCCGCTCTTGCAAGAATGGTTCGATCAAGTTTATTCAGGAGACTTTGATTTTGATTCGGACGGCTTGAAAGGAAAACGTTTCGCTTTAGCAGTGTCATGCGGTCAGCCGAAAGCCCATTATCAAAAAGATAATGCTATCGGATTTACGTTAGAAGAAATTTGTTCGCCGATTATCGGTGTCGTACATTTAGTCGGAGGAAAATTCTTCGACATTCATGCGATATATGAAACAGACAAGATTAATAATAAATCAGAATTAGCTGGAAATACGGCAGATTATATCCGTTTCCTTGAAAAATTTTCAGCTTATTAA
- a CDS encoding NAD(P)H-dependent oxidoreductase, translating into MEQQAIREQILDAFNFRHATKRFNPDKKISSEDFHTIIESGRLSPSSIGSEPWRFLVVQNETLRQKLKEVSWGAQGQLDTASHFVIILARKNVRPGTEYLTHIMKEIKNVPDDILDDMNQRYEAFQNDSLDLYESERSLWDWASKQTYIALGNMMSVAAFLGVDSCPIEGFGMKEVTQLLSEEGIMNEDEFLPSVMVAFGYRADEPKRGKTRQAYDDVIEWIE; encoded by the coding sequence ATGGAACAACAAGCGATACGCGAACAAATTTTAGACGCATTCAATTTCAGACATGCGACAAAACGTTTCAACCCAGATAAAAAAATCAGCTCAGAAGATTTCCACACAATTATTGAATCAGGACGTCTGTCACCAAGTTCTATCGGATCAGAACCATGGCGTTTCCTAGTCGTTCAAAATGAAACATTGCGCCAAAAATTAAAAGAAGTCTCATGGGGTGCACAAGGCCAATTAGATACTGCCTCTCACTTTGTGATTATCTTAGCACGCAAAAACGTACGTCCAGGTACTGAATACTTAACACACATTATGAAAGAAATTAAAAATGTACCAGATGATATATTAGACGATATGAACCAACGTTATGAAGCGTTCCAAAATGACAGTTTGGATCTTTATGAAAGTGAACGTTCATTATGGGATTGGGCCAGCAAACAAACTTACATTGCATTAGGCAATATGATGTCTGTTGCTGCGTTCTTAGGTGTAGACTCATGTCCGATTGAAGGCTTCGGTATGAAAGAGGTCACACAATTGCTTTCTGAAGAAGGTATTATGAATGAAGATGAATTCTTGCCCTCAGTAATGGTCGCATTCGGTTATCGTGCAGATGAACCTAAACGCGGCAAAACACGTCAAGCTTACGATGACGTTATTGAATGGATTGAATAA
- a CDS encoding ISL3 family transposase has protein sequence MCNDTLEILRIKDKNIKFVSQDIDVIVKGKKSTVVNAVLTYKPSACPCCGIKNEGQIHKHGKRVSRITLLKTQGYNTYLNLAKQRFKCLECNTTFTAETDVVDKTRFISNYVNQKIIEEATKVKTEIDTAEDNCVSPSTVRRIRNKAVNTLLIKPFDNLPEHLAMDEFRSVKSVTGLMSFIFINNDTHEFLDVLENRTSGYLKAYFERFDRKNRLKVKTITIDMFEPYLFLFKKLFPNASIIFDRFHIVQHMNRELNFYRREVMNRYKDKEGREYPVLKNKWRLLLTDKRKLFMMDGIWDGSFRCYKKGYDLVNFMLQTDEKLKNSYELVHDLRESLKLCNWKDFINRLNDVDKNSISKNIWKVVTFFRKHQEILRNTIYNPLLNNGAIEGINNKIKLIKRISYGYRSFNNLRNRIMLVFSLFKNKKKKTTRPVHRMVV, from the coding sequence ATGTGTAATGATACATTAGAAATACTAAGAATAAAAGATAAAAATATCAAATTTGTTAGCCAAGATATTGATGTAATAGTAAAAGGAAAGAAGTCTACGGTTGTTAATGCTGTACTTACGTATAAGCCTTCGGCTTGTCCTTGCTGCGGAATTAAAAATGAAGGACAAATTCATAAGCATGGTAAACGAGTTTCTCGTATTACCTTGCTTAAAACTCAAGGCTATAATACATATCTAAACTTAGCCAAACAGCGCTTTAAGTGTTTAGAGTGTAATACAACTTTTACTGCTGAAACTGATGTCGTAGATAAGACACGATTTATTTCTAATTATGTGAATCAAAAAATAATTGAAGAAGCCACGAAAGTCAAAACAGAAATAGATACTGCAGAAGACAACTGTGTTTCTCCATCTACAGTACGTCGTATTCGAAATAAAGCAGTCAATACTTTACTTATCAAGCCTTTCGATAATCTACCTGAACATTTGGCAATGGATGAATTTAGAAGTGTAAAGAGTGTGACTGGCTTAATGAGTTTTATATTTATTAACAATGACACACATGAATTTCTAGATGTCTTAGAAAACAGAACTTCGGGTTATTTAAAAGCTTATTTTGAACGCTTTGATCGAAAAAATAGACTTAAAGTTAAAACAATTACCATTGATATGTTTGAACCCTATTTATTCTTATTTAAAAAGCTCTTTCCTAATGCATCTATAATCTTTGATAGATTTCATATCGTTCAGCACATGAATAGAGAGTTAAACTTCTATCGCAGAGAAGTAATGAATCGTTATAAAGACAAAGAAGGAAGGGAATACCCTGTTTTAAAGAACAAATGGAGACTTCTTTTAACAGACAAACGTAAACTCTTCATGATGGATGGTATTTGGGATGGTTCCTTTAGATGTTATAAAAAAGGTTATGATCTAGTGAATTTTATGCTTCAAACAGATGAAAAGTTAAAAAATTCATACGAACTAGTACATGATTTACGCGAAAGTTTAAAATTATGTAATTGGAAAGATTTTATCAATCGTTTGAACGATGTTGATAAAAACTCAATCAGTAAAAACATATGGAAAGTAGTAACATTTTTTAGAAAGCACCAAGAAATACTTCGAAATACGATTTACAATCCCTTATTAAATAACGGTGCAATAGAGGGTATTAACAATAAAATAAAGTTAATTAAGCGAATTTCATATGGATACAGAAGCTTTAATAACTTAAGAAACCGTATAATGCTGGTATTTAGTTTATTTAAAAACAAAAAGAAAAAGACAACCAGACCCGTACATCGGATGGTTGTCTAA
- a CDS encoding D-2-hydroxyacid dehydrogenase, whose product MVKIKMFNVAPYEVPAIENWAAKHDNIEVDYESGSMTKENIATVKGYDGLSLSHNGPFNSDFYPILASYGIKQIAQRSAGFDMYDLEEAAKHNLIITTVPSYSPSSIAEFAVTGALYFVRQVPLIQQRMQQHNFVWDQPLISRPVKDLTVAVVGIGRIGSVTARLFHGFGCKIVGYDPVKNPELENIVDYKDTLVEAISEADIVSLHVPGNKETYHLFNESVFEQLKDGVILVNAARGTVVETEALLNALNSNKVSGAVIDTYENEAHYYRRDFSEQTIEDENLLELIRRDDVLASPHIAFFTHEAVKNLAEGGLNSTMEVLNTGDAQHRVN is encoded by the coding sequence ATGGTTAAAATTAAAATGTTTAACGTGGCACCTTACGAAGTGCCGGCAATTGAAAATTGGGCCGCAAAACACGACAACATTGAAGTTGATTATGAGAGCGGATCGATGACAAAAGAAAATATCGCAACAGTGAAAGGGTATGACGGCCTTTCTTTATCTCATAACGGACCTTTTAATTCGGACTTCTATCCGATTTTAGCAAGTTACGGTATCAAACAAATTGCACAGCGCAGTGCAGGGTTCGATATGTATGATTTAGAGGAAGCTGCAAAGCATAATTTGATTATTACGACAGTACCGAGTTATTCGCCAAGTTCGATTGCTGAGTTTGCGGTGACAGGAGCATTGTATTTTGTCAGACAAGTGCCTTTGATTCAACAACGTATGCAGCAGCATAACTTTGTATGGGATCAACCATTAATTTCGCGTCCGGTTAAAGATTTAACGGTCGCGGTAGTAGGTATCGGACGTATCGGCAGTGTTACTGCTCGATTATTCCATGGTTTTGGATGCAAGATTGTCGGTTATGATCCAGTCAAAAATCCTGAACTTGAAAATATTGTAGACTATAAAGACACTTTAGTTGAGGCAATTTCAGAAGCGGATATCGTTTCACTACATGTACCGGGCAATAAAGAGACGTATCATTTGTTTAATGAATCTGTATTCGAACAATTAAAAGATGGTGTCATTTTAGTTAATGCGGCACGCGGTACTGTTGTAGAGACTGAGGCATTGCTTAATGCATTAAACAGCAATAAAGTATCAGGTGCTGTGATTGATACGTATGAAAATGAAGCACATTATTATCGCAGGGACTTTTCTGAACAAACAATCGAAGATGAAAATTTATTGGAATTAATTCGACGCGACGATGTATTAGCTTCTCCGCACATTGCGTTCTTCACACATGAAGCTGTGAAAAATCTTGCGGAAGGCGGATTGAATAGTACGATGGAAGTATTGAATACAGGAGATGCACAGCATAGAGTAAATTAA
- a CDS encoding ABC transporter ATP-binding protein: protein MKVFMKLSWFFKQEKFKYLFGLIVLLGIALISLIPPQIIGKTIDAIASERLTGRQLLMYMLLLAGAAVMIYILRYTWRVLIFGTSNKLGRILRNRLYEKYTSMSPSFFQRRRTGDLMAHATNDINAIQGAAGPGVLMIGDSMITGTSILVTMAITINWKLTLIVMLPLPVLVILSSYYGRLMSKGFKKAQAAFSRLNDKTQESIAGIKVTKTMGYEKSDQKDFKRISDDVVKKNLKVAQIDALFDPTIMLVIGTSYFLALVFGSFMIFNNTITLGQLITTTTYLGMLVWPLLALGFFFNVIQRGHASYERISDILDAENEIDLSYKIEGYPSGTIRYQIESFTFPDAEQPALKNVCFTIEEGMTVGIVGRTSSGKSTLLRLLVREFDTQRPEDITYGERPLRDYEIKHLRAMFGYVPQDNFLFSTTIRENIAFAQPDVSDQQVKQAAELSDIHQDIIHFPKGYDTIVGERGVSLSGGQKQRVSIARAVINNPPVLIFDDSLSAVDAATEEQILSNMHHDRQGKTNIITAHRMSAVSHADLIIVMEDGTVAEQGTHEQLMHNQGWYYQTYQSQQLREQLTKDLDQAAREEGDDPHGETT from the coding sequence ATGAAAGTGTTTATGAAGTTGAGCTGGTTTTTCAAACAAGAGAAATTCAAATACCTTTTCGGTTTGATTGTCCTGCTCGGTATTGCATTGATTTCATTAATTCCGCCTCAAATTATCGGTAAAACGATAGATGCTATCGCATCAGAACGTTTAACCGGGCGCCAGTTATTAATGTATATGCTGCTTTTGGCAGGGGCGGCTGTCATGATTTACATATTGCGTTATACATGGCGTGTGCTGATTTTCGGTACCAGCAACAAACTAGGCAGAATTTTACGCAATCGTCTTTATGAAAAGTATACATCGATGAGTCCGTCATTCTTTCAACGCCGCAGAACAGGCGATTTGATGGCCCATGCGACCAATGATATTAATGCGATACAAGGTGCCGCCGGACCTGGTGTATTAATGATAGGGGACTCAATGATTACAGGAACTTCTATCTTAGTAACCATGGCCATTACAATCAATTGGAAGCTGACTTTGATTGTGATGCTGCCATTGCCTGTACTCGTCATATTATCCAGTTATTACGGCAGATTGATGAGTAAAGGGTTTAAGAAAGCACAAGCAGCATTCAGCCGGCTGAATGATAAGACACAAGAAAGTATCGCTGGTATAAAAGTAACTAAAACAATGGGCTATGAAAAAAGCGACCAAAAAGATTTCAAACGTATCAGCGATGACGTGGTGAAAAAGAACTTAAAGGTAGCTCAAATCGATGCATTATTTGATCCGACGATTATGCTGGTTATCGGTACCAGTTATTTCTTAGCGCTTGTCTTTGGTTCTTTCATGATTTTCAACAACACCATTACATTAGGACAATTAATCACGACAACCACTTATCTAGGTATGCTGGTATGGCCATTGCTGGCATTGGGATTCTTCTTTAATGTCATCCAAAGAGGACATGCTTCTTATGAACGTATCAGCGATATTTTAGATGCAGAAAACGAAATAGATTTGTCTTACAAGATAGAAGGCTATCCTTCTGGAACCATTCGTTACCAAATCGAATCCTTTACTTTCCCAGATGCAGAGCAGCCTGCATTGAAAAATGTCTGCTTTACGATTGAAGAAGGCATGACAGTTGGGATTGTCGGACGCACAAGTTCAGGTAAAAGCACATTGCTGCGCCTGCTGGTAAGAGAGTTTGATACACAAAGACCAGAAGATATCACTTATGGCGAAAGACCTCTAAGGGATTATGAAATCAAGCATTTGCGTGCCATGTTCGGTTATGTACCGCAAGATAACTTTTTATTTTCTACTACGATTCGTGAAAATATTGCTTTTGCACAGCCTGATGTGTCAGACCAGCAAGTGAAACAAGCAGCTGAACTCAGTGATATTCATCAAGATATTATCCATTTCCCTAAAGGGTATGACACGATTGTCGGAGAACGCGGTGTATCTTTATCAGGCGGTCAAAAACAGCGTGTTTCTATTGCGCGTGCGGTAATTAATAATCCACCTGTACTTATCTTTGACGATTCTTTATCAGCAGTAGATGCTGCGACAGAAGAACAAATCTTAAGCAATATGCATCATGACAGACAAGGCAAAACGAATATTATTACTGCACACCGTATGAGTGCAGTCAGTCATGCAGATTTAATCATTGTTATGGAAGACGGTACAGTCGCAGAACAAGGTACACATGAACAACTGATGCACAATCAAGGCTGGTATTATCAAACCTACCAATCGCAGCAATTGCGCGAGCAGCTGACAAAAGATTTAGATCAAGCTGCGCGTGAGGAAGGAGATGATCCTCATGGCGAAACAACATAA
- a CDS encoding ABC transporter ATP-binding protein, giving the protein MAKQHKAHTDHQLSASDQWRTLVRLMRYTIPFKWLIAAAFLMLGISTAASVLTPYLVKVFIDDYLTPRHFPQHEITWLIVLFIGVELIGAVTTYINIYMFQNFAFKIIQQLRIDAFEKIGKLGMKYFDEVPSGSIVSRLTNDTEAIVNMFVGVFATFLTALFTVISSFIMMFILDVRLAFMALCFMPIIILILSLYRKYASLLFAQARQRLSDLNAKLAESIEGIRMIQVFNQEARLQKEFSEINESYYQYNLKTIRLDGLLLRPAIGMLSIFATVMILSYFGLLSFSSTVTAGIVYAFVQYMQRFFEPINQVSQNLNIFQQALVAANRVFALLDNDTLEPEQLESKDNTITQGKIEFKDVTFSYDGEHNVLKHISFTANPGETVALVGHTGSGKSTIINLFMRFYEFYQGDILVDGHSIKTLPKTELKHKVGLVLQDPFIFYGTILSNIRLYHPAMTYEQAKAAAQFVHADRFIEQLPDTYEHKVIEKGSAFSSGERQLIAFARTMAIDPKILILDEATAFIDSETEEQIQNSLKEMRKGRTTLAIAHRLSTIQDADQILVLNRGEIVERGNHESLLAQKGIYYNMFLLQNG; this is encoded by the coding sequence ATGGCGAAACAACATAAAGCACACACTGACCATCAACTTAGCGCTAGCGACCAATGGCGGACGTTAGTTCGTTTAATGCGTTATACGATTCCGTTTAAATGGCTGATTGCGGCCGCGTTTTTAATGCTTGGTATTTCTACTGCCGCAAGTGTTCTAACGCCGTATTTAGTAAAAGTGTTTATCGATGATTATTTAACACCGAGACACTTTCCGCAACATGAAATCACTTGGCTGATTGTGCTGTTTATTGGTGTTGAATTAATCGGTGCCGTCACAACATATATTAATATTTATATGTTCCAAAACTTTGCCTTTAAGATTATTCAGCAACTGCGTATCGACGCATTTGAGAAAATCGGCAAACTGGGAATGAAGTACTTTGATGAAGTACCTAGCGGCAGTATTGTATCACGTTTAACGAACGATACAGAGGCCATTGTTAATATGTTTGTCGGGGTCTTTGCGACATTCTTAACCGCATTGTTTACAGTTATATCAAGCTTTATCATGATGTTTATATTAGATGTACGTTTAGCTTTTATGGCACTATGTTTCATGCCGATTATTATTTTGATTTTAAGCTTGTACCGTAAATATGCTTCATTGCTTTTTGCACAAGCGAGACAGCGGTTGTCTGACTTGAATGCGAAGCTTGCTGAGTCAATCGAAGGCATTCGCATGATTCAAGTATTCAATCAAGAAGCACGGCTTCAAAAGGAATTCTCTGAGATTAATGAATCGTATTATCAATATAATTTGAAGACGATTCGTTTAGACGGTTTATTACTGCGTCCTGCAATAGGGATGCTGAGTATTTTTGCGACTGTGATGATATTAAGTTATTTTGGATTATTAAGTTTCTCATCTACAGTAACTGCAGGGATTGTTTATGCCTTTGTACAGTACATGCAGCGCTTCTTTGAACCGATTAACCAAGTCAGTCAGAATTTAAATATTTTCCAGCAAGCTTTAGTAGCGGCGAATCGTGTCTTTGCATTGTTAGATAATGATACGTTAGAGCCAGAGCAGCTTGAATCCAAAGATAATACGATTACACAAGGCAAAATAGAATTTAAAGATGTAACTTTCAGTTATGATGGCGAACATAATGTACTTAAACACATTTCCTTTACCGCAAATCCAGGAGAAACTGTAGCACTTGTCGGCCATACGGGATCAGGTAAAAGTACGATTATCAATTTGTTCATGCGTTTCTATGAATTTTATCAAGGGGATATTTTAGTAGATGGGCATTCAATTAAGACACTGCCGAAAACGGAACTGAAACATAAAGTTGGGTTGGTATTGCAAGATCCGTTTATCTTTTACGGCACTATTTTATCGAATATCCGTTTATACCATCCGGCGATGACATATGAACAAGCAAAAGCAGCGGCACAGTTTGTGCATGCAGATCGTTTTATTGAACAGTTGCCTGATACTTATGAACATAAAGTGATTGAAAAGGGCAGTGCCTTTTCAAGCGGTGAAAGACAATTAATTGCGTTTGCGAGAACGATGGCGATTGATCCTAAAATTTTAATTTTAGACGAAGCCACTGCGTTTATTGATTCTGAAACAGAAGAACAAATTCAAAATTCATTGAAAGAGATGCGTAAAGGACGTACTACACTTGCGATTGCGCATCGGCTTTCAACGATTCAAGATGCTGATCAAATCTTAGTGTTGAATCGCGGAGAGATTGTTGAACGCGGCAATCATGAATCATTGCTTGCGCAAAAAGGAATCTATTATAATATGTTCTTGCTTCAAAACGGTTGA
- a CDS encoding GNAT family N-acetyltransferase, producing MTDMKQGDHKFFMGEESAPSAIIEFREETDNVIDIFHTAVSDELGGQGIGTKLVEQVVDYANENHLKITASCSFARRVIDKFPEFKQFLAGKE from the coding sequence ATGACAGATATGAAACAGGGCGACCATAAATTCTTTATGGGGGAAGAAAGTGCACCAAGTGCCATTATCGAATTCAGAGAGGAAACAGATAATGTCATTGATATTTTCCACACTGCAGTCAGTGATGAATTAGGAGGCCAAGGTATTGGTACGAAATTGGTTGAACAAGTTGTAGACTATGCCAATGAAAACCATCTTAAAATTACTGCCAGCTGCTCATTTGCACGACGTGTAATCGACAAATTCCCTGAGTTCAAACAATTCTTAGCTGGAAAAGAATAA
- a CDS encoding metal ABC transporter solute-binding protein, Zn/Mn family has product MKKVIYSLLALVLTVALAACGNSGSDSKDSGNKGSKDAKVSEDNKLKVNTTVFAFQSFADQIGGKYADVKSIYPPGSDLHSFEPTQKEVMNISKGDLFIYTNKEMDPAAGKIAKTVKNKDNVLELTKGLDKGAILPGEEHEHEHEHGEHEEHGDHEHGDHEHGDHEHGDHEEHGDHEEHGEHHEHGEHEEHGEHHHHHGKYDPHIWLDPVADKTFAKEIKGAFVKKDPDHKDYYEKNYKKLVGDIDDVDKELQDVSKNKKRDKVIISHDSLAYLAKRYDFEQEGINGMNNDEPSQKELMALVSDIKKEKQPYVLYEQNITSKVTDIIRKETDTKPLPFHNLSVLTKDEAKDKDITYQSLMKKNIESLKKALDS; this is encoded by the coding sequence ATGAAAAAAGTAATTTATTCATTACTCGCACTTGTCTTAACTGTAGCTTTAGCAGCTTGCGGCAACTCAGGCAGCGACAGCAAAGATAGCGGCAATAAAGGCAGCAAAGACGCAAAAGTCAGTGAAGACAACAAGTTGAAAGTTAATACTACAGTATTCGCATTCCAAAGTTTTGCGGATCAAATCGGTGGTAAATACGCAGATGTGAAATCAATTTACCCGCCAGGTTCAGACTTACATAGCTTTGAGCCGACACAAAAAGAAGTCATGAACATTTCTAAAGGCGACTTATTCATTTATACAAACAAAGAAATGGACCCAGCAGCAGGTAAAATTGCGAAAACAGTTAAAAACAAAGACAACGTTCTTGAATTAACTAAAGGCTTAGACAAAGGCGCAATTCTTCCAGGCGAAGAACATGAACATGAGCACGAACACGGTGAACACGAAGAACATGGCGATCATGAACACGGTGATCATGAACATGGTGATCATGAACATGGCGACCATGAAGAACACGGTGATCATGAAGAACATGGTGAGCATCACGAACATGGTGAACACGAAGAACACGGCGAACACCATCATCACCACGGCAAATATGACCCTCATATTTGGTTAGATCCAGTAGCAGACAAAACATTTGCGAAAGAAATCAAAGGCGCATTTGTTAAAAAAGACCCTGATCATAAAGATTACTACGAGAAAAACTATAAAAAATTAGTTGGCGACATCGATGATGTAGATAAAGAATTACAAGACGTTTCTAAAAACAAAAAACGCGACAAAGTTATTATCTCTCATGATTCATTAGCTTACTTAGCGAAACGTTATGACTTCGAACAAGAAGGTATTAACGGAATGAACAACGATGAACCATCTCAAAAAGAATTAATGGCACTAGTTTCTGACATCAAGAAAGAAAAACAACCATATGTATTATATGAACAAAACATCACATCTAAAGTGACTGACATCATCAGAAAAGAAACAGATACTAAACCATTACCATTCCACAACTTATCTGTATTAACTAAAGATGAAGCGAAAGACAAAGATATTACTTATCAATCATTGATGAAGAAAAATATCGAGTCTCTTAAAAAAGCTTTAGACAGCTAA
- a CDS encoding VOC family protein yields the protein MENIKRIHHISAIVGDAQENLDFYRDVLGLQLIKQTVNFDDPGVYHLYFSRQDEDKRMVMTFFNWPNQHRGRVGSGQVGRIAFRIPKGSMDAWEKHLNDKGIETKISGLFDDATLEFKDVHGLALALVEGEEVEDNAILGFHGTELLSSDPQGTRSTLIDDMGLNVVSENPSKIHLETTGEEKHQIIMAAQPLPKGLFGVGTVHHVAWSIPTEEEHLDWQKHMEDNGYFVTEVKDRHYFKAIYFKEKGDIVFEMATDGPGFAVDEPFESMGEHLQIPPQYEDRREELTQNLKPLEL from the coding sequence ATGGAAAATATTAAACGTATTCATCACATTTCCGCAATTGTAGGGGATGCACAAGAAAATTTAGATTTTTACCGCGATGTATTAGGATTGCAATTGATTAAACAAACAGTAAACTTTGATGACCCGGGTGTTTATCACCTTTACTTCTCAAGACAAGACGAAGATAAACGTATGGTTATGACATTCTTCAACTGGCCTAATCAGCACAGAGGCCGTGTCGGCAGCGGACAAGTCGGCCGTATCGCATTCAGAATTCCAAAAGGTTCAATGGATGCTTGGGAAAAACATTTGAATGATAAAGGAATCGAAACTAAAATTTCAGGTCTCTTTGACGACGCGACATTAGAATTTAAAGATGTGCACGGTTTAGCACTTGCGTTAGTAGAAGGCGAAGAAGTTGAAGACAATGCAATTTTAGGCTTCCATGGTACAGAATTATTATCTTCTGATCCGCAAGGTACACGCAGTACTTTAATCGATGATATGGGCTTGAATGTAGTTAGTGAAAATCCTTCTAAAATCCATTTGGAAACAACAGGCGAAGAAAAACATCAAATCATCATGGCGGCACAACCATTACCTAAAGGCTTATTCGGTGTCGGTACAGTCCACCATGTGGCATGGTCTATTCCAACAGAGGAAGAACATTTAGATTGGCAAAAACACATGGAAGACAACGGTTATTTCGTAACCGAAGTTAAAGACCGTCATTATTTCAAAGCAATTTACTTTAAGGAAAAAGGCGATATTGTCTTTGAAATGGCTACAGACGGACCTGGCTTTGCGGTAGATGAACCATTTGAATCAATGGGTGAACACCTTCAAATTCCGCCGCAATACGAAGATCGCCGCGAAGAATTAACACAAAACCTTAAACCGTTAGAACTATAA